Proteins encoded within one genomic window of Gammaproteobacteria bacterium:
- the ltaE gene encoding low-specificity L-threonine aldolase, whose product MSPVNNLIDFRSDTVTRPSSEMRAVMANAPVGDDVYGEDPTVIALQEKVATLLNKEASLFVPSGTMSNLIATMAHCQRGQEIIIGDQYHIASHEAGGASVLGSIVLQQISTTAKGYISAAQVEQAIRPNDPHFAVSRLVCLENTVSGFVQPQAELDNICTLARDNKLQVHLDGARLMHAVVQSGVSAADLCANVDSVSLCLSKGLGAPAGSVLSGSKEFIDRAIRLRKMLGGGMRQAGIIAAAGIYALDNNIARLQQDHQLTGYFAKSLQQMDQVEVDLSAVETNMIFPTFSHAQGANRGQDLASYLQLHGINIGNAVNRRLVVHLDISKRDIDQTLALINSYYAD is encoded by the coding sequence ATGTCACCTGTTAATAACCTGATAGATTTTCGCAGTGATACTGTGACTCGGCCCAGCAGTGAGATGCGTGCCGTGATGGCCAATGCCCCGGTTGGCGATGATGTTTATGGTGAAGATCCGACCGTTATTGCGTTGCAAGAGAAGGTCGCGACCTTGCTTAATAAAGAAGCGAGCTTGTTTGTACCATCGGGCACCATGAGCAACCTTATTGCCACGATGGCACATTGCCAGCGCGGCCAAGAGATTATTATCGGCGACCAATACCATATCGCCAGTCACGAAGCGGGCGGGGCGTCGGTACTGGGCAGTATCGTGTTGCAACAAATATCAACGACGGCCAAAGGGTATATCAGTGCAGCGCAGGTTGAACAGGCTATTCGACCTAATGATCCACACTTTGCCGTTAGCCGCTTAGTTTGTCTTGAGAATACCGTGTCGGGTTTTGTCCAGCCGCAAGCCGAGCTTGACAATATTTGCACCCTAGCGCGCGATAACAAACTACAAGTTCATTTGGACGGCGCGAGATTAATGCATGCGGTGGTGCAATCGGGCGTGAGTGCCGCTGATTTATGTGCCAATGTTGACTCGGTATCTTTATGCTTGTCCAAAGGGTTAGGCGCGCCAGCAGGATCGGTACTTAGTGGTAGCAAGGAATTTATTGATAGGGCGATTCGCTTAAGGAAAATGCTTGGCGGGGGCATGCGCCAAGCTGGCATCATCGCAGCGGCAGGTATTTATGCGTTGGACAATAATATTGCACGCTTGCAACAAGATCATCAGTTAACGGGTTATTTTGCCAAGTCATTACAACAAATGGATCAAGTAGAGGTCGATTTAAGTGCGGTGGAAACTAATATGATCTTCCCGACTTTTTCACACGCGCAGGGCGCTAATCGTGGCCAAGATTTAGCAAGTTATCTACAACTACATGGCATAAATATTGGTAATGCAGTCAACCGTCGCTTAGTTGTTCATTTAGATATTAGTAAACGAGATATTGATCAGACACTCGCGTTAATCAACTCATATTACGCAGACTAG
- a CDS encoding DksA/TraR family C4-type zinc finger protein, whose product MAGGWSRDGAVQDQIDASVADAVKLARSRLHQGESCSHCLECDCVIPLARRDAIVGIELCVSCQTALESEQAVTSGINRRGSKDSQLR is encoded by the coding sequence ATGGCTGGTGGATGGTCCCGTGATGGCGCGGTGCAAGACCAAATTGATGCAAGTGTTGCTGATGCGGTCAAATTAGCGCGCAGTCGACTTCATCAAGGAGAAAGCTGCAGCCATTGCCTTGAGTGTGATTGCGTTATTCCACTTGCCCGGCGTGACGCTATCGTAGGCATTGAACTTTGTGTCTCTTGTCAGACAGCGCTAGAGTCAGAGCAGGCTGTTACCAGTGGCATTAACCGCCGTGGCAGCAAAGATAGCCAATTAAGGTAG
- a CDS encoding LysE family translocator, with the protein MEQFQIIGFVLIATLLVISPGPNGLLIAKTVATSGKKAGFANIAGFLAAFYLHGSLSVLGISVLLTKSADAFMVVKVLGAVYLGWIGVKSLLSAFRTTDNQQVTLTKNSSQSVIKSFSEGLLTNALNPKVSMFYLAAFPQFIPVGQHSVTYAFVLVSLHALINVMWFSSMVVLFSRFKTIGQSHTAQRILKTITGLAFIGFGGKLLALESK; encoded by the coding sequence ATGGAACAATTTCAAATTATAGGTTTTGTACTTATAGCAACGCTACTAGTCATTTCACCAGGCCCTAATGGCTTGCTTATTGCAAAAACGGTTGCAACTAGCGGTAAAAAAGCCGGTTTTGCTAATATCGCAGGTTTTTTGGCGGCTTTTTATCTGCACGGAAGCTTGTCTGTGTTGGGGATTTCGGTATTGTTAACCAAATCTGCTGACGCATTTATGGTGGTCAAAGTCCTAGGCGCTGTATATTTAGGCTGGATTGGGGTTAAATCTTTGCTTAGTGCGTTTCGTACGACTGACAATCAACAAGTAACACTCACAAAAAATAGCAGTCAAAGCGTGATCAAATCATTTAGCGAGGGTTTGTTAACCAATGCCTTGAACCCTAAGGTATCTATGTTTTATTTGGCTGCTTTTCCTCAGTTTATCCCAGTAGGTCAGCACAGCGTAACTTATGCGTTTGTGTTAGTGAGCTTGCATGCCTTGATTAATGTTATGTGGTTTTCTTCGATGGTGGTTTTATTCTCACGGTTTAAAACTATTGGTCAGAGCCATACCGCCCAGCGGATCCTTAAAACAATAACAGGCTTGGCCTTTATTGGCTTTGGTGGGAAATTGTTAGCATTAGAGTCCAAATAA